A stretch of the Deltaproteobacteria bacterium genome encodes the following:
- a CDS encoding ABC-2 transporter permease, whose protein sequence is MKQAAHIFRKEFGAYFISPIAYIVIAIFLVVIGWFFFSTFFLYSQASLRNFFSLLPIIFSFIIPAVTMRLFSEELNVGSYELLLTMPVTFQDVILGKFLACIAFIAAMLVPTAAYPILVSVMGELDWGPVVGGYLGAILLGGAFAAVGLFASSLTRNQIIAFIVATAICFSLTLVDKMLFFLPKNLLGVLAYLGAGYHFQNIAKGIIDSRDILYFASVVFVSLYGANISMQEKY, encoded by the coding sequence ATGAAACAGGCTGCGCATATATTTAGAAAGGAATTCGGCGCTTACTTTATTTCGCCGATCGCCTACATCGTCATCGCCATATTTCTGGTGGTGATCGGTTGGTTTTTCTTTAGCACTTTTTTTCTTTACAGCCAGGCCAGCTTGAGAAATTTCTTTTCTCTGCTGCCGATCATCTTTTCCTTCATAATCCCCGCCGTAACCATGCGGCTTTTCTCGGAGGAGCTGAATGTCGGCTCCTACGAGCTTTTGCTCACCATGCCGGTGACGTTTCAGGACGTCATCCTGGGCAAATTCCTGGCGTGCATCGCTTTTATCGCCGCCATGCTGGTGCCGACGGCGGCCTATCCCATTCTGGTGTCCGTCATGGGTGAGTTGGACTGGGGGCCGGTTGTCGGGGGCTATCTCGGCGCCATTCTTCTCGGAGGCGCTTTTGCGGCCGTGGGGCTGTTCGCCTCTTCCCTGACGCGCAATCAGATCATCGCGTTCATTGTGGCTACCGCCATCTGCTTCAGCCTCACGTTGGTAGACAAAATGCTTTTTTTCCTTCCCAAAAATTTGTTGGGCGTTCTTGCCTACCTGGGAGCCGGATATCATTTTCAGAATATTGCCAAAGGGATCATCGACTCCAGAGACATTCTTTATTTTGCCAGTGTCGTTTTCGTGAGCCTTTACGGGGCAAACATATCCATGCAGGAGAAGTATTAA